A single window of Nicotiana tomentosiformis chromosome 1, ASM39032v3, whole genome shotgun sequence DNA harbors:
- the LOC138908949 gene encoding uncharacterized protein yields the protein MHSTEIEGAELASYRLEGVAYSWFDIWEDSREEGSPPARWSEFADAFIDHYLPIETKVAHAAEFENLKQGSMSVSGYHMRFARLSRYAIYMFPTMEARVRRFVQGLSPLVVNEASTATLNSDMKYGQLSGEGHQGRPYLFLSLQSVHHHQGPISSRGTGLGPARATGDLTSRSMGRGTPQPASSAATTSAAPPPARGAPTPTGRGAVRGGTQSSGGHIGFYAMRHRQSPEASPDVVTSILTFQSHDVYDLIDPDSTLSYVTPYVAKGFGIEPEQIHESFFISTPIGKSIVAARVYRDCVVTVRGRDTMADFIEFGMVDFDVIMGMDWHYSCFAKQDYRTKTIRFEFPNESLMEWKGEDVVPKGRFISYLKATKMINKWCMYHLVQATDTNVEAPTLESVPVVNEFPEVFPDELHGIPPDKDIEWHRQN from the exons ATGCATTCTACTGAGATAGAGGGagcagagttggcctcctaccgcctggaaggggtggcctattcttggtttgacatatgggaggactcccgtgaggagggaagccctccggcgagatggagtgagtttgccgatgctttcattgatcattACTTGCCTATCGAGACTAAGGTAGCCCATGCCGCCGAGTTTGAGAACCTGAAgcaaggtagcatgagtgtgtcAGGGTATCACATGAGGTTTGCACGCCTGTCTAGATATGCTATCTACATGtttcccactatggaggctagagtgcgccggtttgtgcagggccttagccccttggttgttaatgaggcctctacagctaccttgaattctgatatgaaatATG gacagctttcaggggagggtcatcaaggCCGTCCTTATCTTTTCCtcagtcttcagtcagtgcacCACCATCAGGGCCCAATCAGCAGTAGGGGAACCGGTTTAGGCCCAgccagggcaacaggggatctcACCAGCAGG AGCATGGGCAGAGGTACaccacagccagccagttctgcagctactacatccgcagcacctcctccagctcgaggtgccccaacacccacagggcgtggtgcagTTAGGGGTGGCacacagagttcaggaggacacattggtttctatgctatgaggcaTCGCCAGAGtccagaggcttctccagatgttgtcacaagtatattaACTTTCCAATCCCATGATGTGTATGAtcttattgatcccgattccactttgtcctatgttactccctatgttgctaagggatttgggatagaaccagaacagatCCATGAGTCGTTCTTTATATCTACTCCGATTGGTAAGTCTATCGTGGCCGcgcgagtttatagggattgtgttgtcacggtgcgtggtcgtgACACCATGGCCGATTTCATTGAAtttgggatggttgattttgatgtaataatgggaatggattggcattattcatgttttgccaagcaaGACTATCGAACCAAAaccattaggtttgaatttccaaatgagtcacTGATGGAATGGAAAGGGGAGgatgtggtgccaaagggtaggtttatttcttaccttaaggccacaaagatgattaacaaATGGTGTATGTACCATTTGGTCCAGGCTACAGACACcaatgttgaggcacctacacttgagtctgtgccggttgtgaatgaatttccagaggtctttccggatgagctccatGGGATCCCGCCAGATAAGGATAttgaatggcaccgacagaattga